One genomic region from uncultured Cohaesibacter sp. encodes:
- a CDS encoding arginyltransferase: MTRHALENPQFYLTSPQDCPYLDDRQERKIFTYLVGAEAKTLNDLLSVGGFRRSQTIAYRPACADCNACKSVRVLVPQFEFSKNQRKILKRNRDLVRIVKPALATSEQYALFHRYLRSRHDDGGMVEMTEADYIAMIEETHIETIVVEYRRRVEGHAITGSTHGELIAVTLTDVLDDATSMVYSFFAPDMDRRSLGTYIILDHIRQAIENGLSYVYLGYWVAESAKMSYKTRFKPLEVLGTEGWTCLD; this comes from the coding sequence ATGACAAGACACGCCCTAGAGAATCCTCAATTCTATCTGACCTCCCCACAAGACTGTCCCTATCTTGATGATAGGCAGGAGAGGAAGATTTTTACCTATCTCGTGGGTGCAGAAGCCAAGACACTCAATGATCTTTTGTCTGTAGGCGGCTTTCGCAGAAGCCAGACGATTGCTTATCGCCCCGCTTGCGCGGACTGCAATGCCTGCAAGTCCGTGCGCGTTTTGGTTCCCCAGTTCGAATTCTCCAAGAATCAGCGAAAGATCCTCAAGCGCAACCGTGATCTTGTCCGCATCGTAAAACCCGCTCTGGCAACGTCCGAACAATATGCCCTGTTCCACCGCTATTTGCGCTCCCGCCATGATGATGGAGGCATGGTGGAAATGACCGAAGCGGACTATATCGCCATGATAGAAGAGACCCACATCGAGACGATTGTCGTTGAATATCGACGCCGCGTAGAGGGACATGCAATCACCGGCAGCACCCATGGTGAGCTTATCGCTGTTACCCTTACCGATGTGCTGGATGATGCAACATCCATGGTCTACAGCTTCTTTGCGCCAGATATGGATCGCCGCAGCCTTGGCACCTACATCATTCTGGACCACATCCGGCAGGCCATCGAAAATGGCCTTTCCTATGTCTATCTGGGTTACTGGGTGGCCGAGTCTGCCAAGATGTCCTACAAGACACGCTTCAAGCCGCTGGAAGTTTTGGGTACAGAGGGCTGGACGTGCCTTGATTAA
- a CDS encoding SLC13 family permease, which translates to MYLTAEVQMWLTFAVILFSIVSYSLEYFAIEITALGSLLLLMLVFVGLPATSEASDLVSLDDLLAGFANPALIAVLALLIIGQGLFQTDALDKPAQHITKLAKRHRYIAFVGVYISAAFISAFINNTPVVVMFIPIMTVVAGNLRLSSSKVLMPLSFISILGGMTTLIGSSTNLLVAEAARKAGVLDLNFFDFTEIGLMVSSIGAIYALLVMPRILQNRKSMADQLSQTTGKQFIAQIPLSEGDALVGKKAVAGMFPDLKDMTVRLVQRGETPHLPPFDNVTLQAGDTVVVAATRQALTTALKGGHKMAKVADNQSLKEISPKTDVTLAEVIVPPASRMSGQTIAQASFRSKTNCIVLGVQRRSRMPRMAMSDIRLEAGDVLLVGGARDDVEALRLNKDLLLIELSSTDVPRRRYAPRAILIFLATAFATASGLLPIATAALTGAFCMIVFKCLNLRQAVRSLDSRIYMLVGSSLASAVALQNTGGAKFIAGAVVDAMQGQDGWVLLSGLFLLVAVLTNILSNNATAVLFAPIAISIANQTGLPVEPFVVCVILAANCSFATPIGYQTNLLVMGPGHYRFADFLWAGIPLMIIIWLSFTFIAPWYYGL; encoded by the coding sequence ATGTACCTAACTGCTGAAGTGCAAATGTGGCTCACGTTTGCCGTTATTCTTTTCTCGATTGTTTCATACAGTCTCGAATATTTTGCGATTGAAATTACAGCTTTAGGCTCACTGCTGCTTTTGATGCTGGTTTTTGTCGGATTGCCAGCCACCAGCGAAGCTTCAGATCTGGTTTCCCTCGACGATCTTCTGGCAGGATTTGCCAACCCGGCGCTTATAGCAGTTCTTGCACTTCTGATCATTGGCCAGGGCTTGTTCCAAACGGACGCTCTGGACAAACCGGCTCAGCACATAACCAAACTGGCCAAGCGGCATCGATATATCGCCTTTGTCGGCGTCTATATTTCGGCAGCATTCATCAGCGCCTTTATCAATAACACGCCAGTGGTTGTGATGTTCATTCCCATCATGACTGTTGTGGCTGGCAACTTGCGCCTGTCGTCTTCCAAAGTACTCATGCCCTTGTCTTTCATTTCGATTCTGGGCGGCATGACCACTCTTATCGGCTCATCCACCAACTTGCTGGTCGCTGAAGCAGCGCGCAAGGCGGGTGTTCTTGATCTCAATTTTTTCGATTTCACTGAAATTGGACTGATGGTTTCCAGTATCGGAGCCATTTATGCACTGCTTGTCATGCCGCGCATTCTGCAAAACAGAAAAAGCATGGCCGATCAGCTCAGCCAGACGACCGGCAAGCAATTCATTGCCCAGATCCCCTTGAGCGAAGGCGATGCGCTTGTAGGCAAAAAGGCTGTTGCAGGCATGTTCCCTGACCTCAAGGACATGACGGTCAGGCTCGTGCAGCGGGGCGAGACGCCCCATTTGCCCCCTTTTGACAATGTCACCCTGCAGGCGGGAGACACGGTTGTCGTAGCGGCAACCCGTCAAGCCCTTACGACGGCCCTTAAGGGCGGACACAAAATGGCGAAAGTGGCCGACAATCAGAGTCTGAAGGAAATCTCGCCCAAGACAGACGTCACGCTCGCAGAGGTCATCGTACCACCGGCCTCTCGCATGTCAGGGCAGACCATCGCGCAAGCTTCTTTCCGTTCCAAAACCAACTGTATCGTGCTTGGCGTCCAGAGACGGTCTCGCATGCCTCGTATGGCGATGAGCGACATTCGTCTGGAAGCGGGCGACGTATTGCTCGTAGGCGGAGCCCGTGACGATGTGGAGGCCTTGCGCCTCAACAAGGATCTGTTGCTCATCGAGCTTTCCAGCACCGATGTGCCACGGCGACGTTACGCTCCCCGAGCGATCCTCATTTTTCTGGCGACGGCCTTTGCAACTGCATCCGGGCTGCTACCCATAGCCACAGCCGCCCTCACAGGCGCCTTCTGTATGATCGTCTTCAAGTGCCTCAACCTGCGGCAAGCTGTGCGCTCTCTTGATAGCAGGATCTATATGCTGGTCGGGTCATCGCTCGCCAGTGCTGTCGCGCTTCAGAATACGGGAGGGGCGAAATTCATCGCCGGTGCGGTCGTTGACGCCATGCAGGGTCAAGACGGCTGGGTGCTGCTCTCAGGCCTGTTCTTGCTCGTTGCCGTGTTGACCAATATCCTGTCAAACAATGCAACGGCTGTGCTGTTTGCCCCCATCGCAATATCCATCGCCAACCAGACAGGCCTTCCGGTCGAGCCCTTTGTCGTGTGTGTCATTCTGGCTGCAAACTGCTCATTTGCCACCCCTATCGGCTATCAAACCAATTTGCTTGTCATGGGCCCCGGTCACTATCGATTTGCGGATTTCCTATGGGCCGGCATTCCACTCATGATCATCATTTGGCTGAGCTTCACCTTCATCGCTCCGTGGTACTATGGGCTATAA
- a CDS encoding RDD family protein, giving the protein MNNANVAYDPNAERRNAFNPDMHPALFDGILSRRILAFLIDSFLIMLLMIAASLVIAVVGVITFGLGWLLYAALLPIVALPYIGLTLGGYKAATPGMRVMGLEMRLWYGAKPYALLAIMHSLLFWFGNTILTPLIIIVGLFTRRKQLLHDMILGTMIMDRDALRELESLR; this is encoded by the coding sequence ATGAACAACGCCAATGTGGCTTATGATCCAAACGCGGAACGCAGGAATGCATTCAACCCGGACATGCATCCAGCCCTATTTGACGGCATTCTCTCTCGCCGCATTCTGGCCTTTCTCATCGACTCCTTCCTGATCATGCTTCTGATGATCGCGGCGTCGCTGGTGATTGCCGTGGTGGGCGTTATCACTTTCGGGCTTGGATGGCTGCTTTATGCGGCTTTACTCCCCATTGTTGCCCTGCCTTATATCGGTTTGACACTGGGAGGCTATAAAGCCGCTACGCCGGGCATGCGTGTTATGGGTCTTGAGATGCGGCTGTGGTATGGTGCCAAACCCTATGCGCTGCTGGCCATCATGCACAGTCTGCTATTCTGGTTTGGCAACACCATCCTGACGCCTTTGATCATTATCGTAGGCCTCTTCACCCGTCGCAAGCAACTGCTGCATGACATGATTCTCGGCACCATGATCATGGACCGCGACGCGCTTCGGGAGCTAGAATCTTTGCGTTAA
- a CDS encoding methyl-accepting chemotaxis protein → MSQHSQQNNLSELDQIFSFIAAGTASNGIQAVSPKLEKDLPSVSKTIRSCIDQQTDLARIFPSSTGSQTTATLGQPSHLSRILKASSPSEIVRNSKENGAALKASGVSAHAVMALYARSLIELVPSIAKSHRGGSKAQIGEMQKVIALVFSDMIGTLSALGGTEGSVSLGDSACHQGNLRALSNAAVEINEICADMAILTRNTHTATSNVQAISAAVSELAGSIGQISETSDLTADGAKETHQTVTQGLATMQAVSSAMTNIATASSQTETSLNDLVQASEQIGSFLTVIDKIANQTNLLALNATIEAARAGEAGKGFAVVANEVKALAGQTTKATEDITNRINALSGGMRTIQTAVSTSREAIGDGENAIQDANQLMEQIGSQVGEVNRNMQEVSQIIQQQTVATQEISESVAGVAELNAENEKMLVGMSDTLQNSNDHFAENASKLFQDGDALSLCEMAKIDHVLFTKRIVNILTGHENAKTAKLADHHGCRLGQWYDGINDPEIRRLPAFTALEAPHKKVHDVAIQIVKACAEGNKDEGFSLLRDLEKASADVIDSISRLVATLEQNGSLRAAS, encoded by the coding sequence ATGTCACAGCATAGCCAACAAAATAACCTTTCAGAGCTGGATCAAATCTTCTCCTTTATCGCCGCAGGAACCGCAAGCAACGGCATTCAAGCGGTTTCCCCGAAGCTGGAGAAAGACCTTCCTTCTGTGTCCAAGACAATTCGTTCTTGCATTGATCAGCAAACGGATTTGGCGCGCATTTTCCCGTCTTCAACCGGTAGCCAGACAACAGCAACGTTGGGCCAACCCTCACACCTTTCCAGAATACTGAAGGCTTCTAGCCCCTCTGAGATTGTGCGCAACAGCAAAGAGAACGGCGCGGCACTCAAGGCTTCAGGCGTAAGCGCACATGCTGTCATGGCTCTCTATGCCAGATCACTCATTGAGTTGGTGCCTTCCATTGCCAAATCCCATAGAGGCGGCAGCAAAGCACAGATTGGTGAGATGCAAAAAGTTATCGCTCTCGTCTTTTCCGATATGATAGGCACCTTATCTGCTCTTGGTGGAACAGAGGGTTCGGTCTCTCTGGGCGACAGCGCCTGCCATCAGGGCAACTTGCGCGCCCTATCCAATGCTGCGGTCGAAATCAATGAAATCTGCGCTGACATGGCCATTCTCACGCGCAACACCCACACCGCGACGAGCAATGTGCAGGCGATCTCGGCTGCTGTCTCCGAGTTGGCAGGTTCAATCGGCCAGATCTCCGAAACATCGGATCTAACGGCAGATGGCGCCAAAGAGACCCATCAAACGGTCACTCAGGGGCTTGCCACAATGCAGGCCGTATCCTCGGCCATGACCAACATTGCAACCGCTTCATCGCAAACGGAGACGAGCCTCAATGATCTTGTTCAAGCCTCTGAACAGATCGGCTCGTTCCTTACAGTCATCGACAAGATTGCCAACCAGACCAATCTGCTGGCGCTCAACGCCACAATAGAAGCCGCTCGAGCGGGCGAAGCTGGCAAAGGCTTTGCCGTGGTTGCCAATGAGGTCAAGGCGCTGGCCGGACAAACGACCAAGGCAACGGAAGACATCACCAACCGCATCAATGCGCTCAGCGGCGGCATGCGCACCATTCAAACCGCCGTTTCAACCTCTCGAGAGGCAATCGGTGATGGTGAAAACGCCATTCAGGACGCGAACCAGCTAATGGAGCAAATCGGTTCACAAGTGGGCGAAGTCAACCGCAACATGCAGGAAGTCTCCCAGATCATCCAACAGCAGACCGTTGCAACGCAGGAAATTTCTGAATCGGTCGCAGGCGTGGCCGAACTGAATGCCGAGAATGAAAAAATGCTCGTCGGCATGTCGGATACCCTCCAGAACAGCAACGACCATTTCGCCGAGAATGCCAGCAAACTGTTCCAGGACGGCGATGCCTTATCCCTTTGCGAGATGGCCAAAATCGATCATGTGCTGTTCACCAAGCGCATCGTCAATATCCTCACCGGTCATGAAAATGCCAAAACGGCCAAACTGGCCGATCACCACGGCTGCCGCCTAGGGCAATGGTATGACGGCATCAACGATCCGGAAATCCGACGTCTCCCGGCCTTCACCGCTCTAGAGGCCCCGCACAAAAAAGTTCATGACGTGGCGATCCAAATCGTCAAGGCTTGCGCAGAAGGCAACAAGGATGAAGGGTTCAGCCTTTTGCGTGATCTGGAAAAAGCCAGCGCCGACGTGATTGACAGCATCTCACGACTTGTGGCGACACTGGAACAGAATGGCTCCTTGCGAGCTGCATCCTGA
- a CDS encoding threonine ammonia-lyase yields the protein MSDRSSVSNRPTLSDIMQAADKIKGAVLRTPTLPAKQLSDILGANIYVKYDNMQVTNAFKERGALNKLLSLSDEERKHGVIAMSAGNHAQAVALHATRLGIPSLIVMPEFTPFVKVAATKGFGAEVVLEGETVAEAGDAAMRLAKNRGLTFVHPYDDYKIIAGQGTIALEMLADVPDLDTLIVPIGGGGMISGIAIAAKSINPQIEVIGVESELYPTMYNELKHKDLFCGGQSLAEGIAVKKAGKLTAEIASELLDDIILVTERDIERAINAYATYLKTMAEGAGAVPLAAVIAEPARFKDKKVGLVLGGGNIDPRLLSSIIVRQLGRKQQIVGLRITIPDRPGILAELSKIIGDLGGNILEVDHHRTFLNVPVKGASIDITIETRDAAHASEIIMAIESAGHSVEHLNKPDISD from the coding sequence ATGTCTGATCGTTCTTCCGTCTCAAACCGCCCTACTCTCTCGGACATCATGCAGGCTGCTGACAAGATTAAGGGCGCGGTTCTGCGCACTCCGACGCTGCCCGCCAAACAGCTTTCCGATATCCTGGGCGCAAACATCTATGTCAAATATGATAATATGCAGGTGACCAACGCCTTCAAGGAACGAGGCGCACTCAACAAGCTGCTATCTCTGAGCGATGAAGAGCGCAAACACGGTGTCATTGCCATGTCAGCAGGCAACCATGCACAGGCCGTGGCGCTTCATGCCACCCGGCTTGGTATTCCCTCCCTCATCGTGATGCCGGAATTCACGCCTTTTGTAAAAGTTGCAGCAACCAAGGGCTTTGGTGCTGAAGTTGTTCTGGAGGGGGAAACCGTCGCCGAAGCCGGGGACGCGGCCATGCGCCTTGCCAAGAACAGAGGTCTCACCTTCGTTCACCCCTATGATGACTATAAGATCATAGCAGGACAGGGAACCATAGCGCTGGAAATGCTCGCCGACGTGCCAGATCTCGATACATTGATCGTGCCCATCGGCGGAGGTGGCATGATTTCCGGCATAGCCATTGCCGCCAAGAGCATCAACCCGCAGATCGAAGTAATCGGGGTTGAGAGTGAACTCTATCCAACCATGTATAATGAGCTCAAGCACAAGGATCTGTTCTGCGGGGGACAGTCTTTAGCCGAGGGTATCGCCGTCAAGAAAGCTGGCAAATTGACCGCCGAAATCGCCTCAGAGCTTCTGGACGACATCATATTGGTTACAGAACGCGATATCGAGCGCGCAATCAATGCCTATGCCACCTATCTCAAGACGATGGCAGAAGGCGCCGGAGCCGTGCCGTTGGCGGCCGTTATCGCCGAGCCGGCCCGCTTCAAGGACAAGAAAGTCGGTCTGGTTCTGGGGGGCGGTAATATCGACCCTCGCCTGCTATCCTCGATTATCGTGCGCCAGCTTGGCAGAAAGCAGCAAATCGTCGGTCTGCGGATCACCATTCCGGATCGCCCCGGTATTCTCGCGGAGCTTTCCAAGATAATCGGAGACCTTGGTGGCAATATTCTGGAAGTTGATCATCACCGCACATTCCTGAATGTCCCAGTCAAGGGTGCATCAATCGATATTACGATCGAAACTCGCGATGCGGCGCACGCCAGCGAGATTATTATGGCCATCGAATCAGCCGGACACAGTGTTGAACATCTCAACAAACCGGACATTTCTGACTAA
- a CDS encoding GNAT family N-acetyltransferase: MSEIVYQTLKAEKLNETLDDLATILHGCVQNGASVSFIHPFSEEDARSFWLKDVFPKVEKGETILLVARADDRLVGTVQLQTNLPPNQAHRCEVAKLLVHPDYRKRGIATTLMENLEEEAKALGKSLITLDTRSGDQAEPLYILLDYKIAGRIPNFARAADCDRLDSTTYMYKILDQTDL; encoded by the coding sequence GTGTCAGAAATTGTCTATCAGACATTGAAGGCTGAAAAGCTCAATGAAACCCTTGATGATCTGGCCACTATCCTGCATGGGTGCGTTCAAAATGGCGCCAGTGTCAGCTTCATTCATCCATTTAGCGAAGAAGATGCACGCAGCTTTTGGCTTAAAGATGTCTTCCCGAAGGTGGAAAAGGGCGAAACCATCTTGTTGGTTGCGCGGGCTGATGATCGTCTTGTCGGAACCGTCCAACTGCAGACGAACCTGCCGCCCAACCAGGCGCATCGATGTGAGGTGGCCAAGCTGTTGGTGCATCCCGACTATCGCAAAAGGGGAATCGCCACGACTTTGATGGAAAATCTGGAAGAAGAGGCGAAGGCTTTAGGCAAGAGTCTCATCACGCTCGACACCCGTTCGGGTGATCAGGCTGAACCGCTCTATATTCTTCTTGATTACAAGATCGCTGGACGCATCCCCAATTTCGCCAGAGCAGCGGATTGTGATCGTCTGGATTCCACGACCTATATGTACAAGATCCTCGATCAGACCGACCTGTAA
- the hemB gene encoding porphobilinogen synthase has product MDTPLSSMFDVSDITGGRRMRRNRSSDWSRRLVRENALTVNDLIWPIFVMDGENEVQPIGAMPGVDRLSVDNAVRAAEKAATLGIPVMALFPYTNPDLRDEEGSEALNEDNLICRALRAIKKEVPDVGLMTDVALDPYTSHGHDGLLRDGIILNDETVEQLTRQALVQADAGSDIIGPSDMMDGRIGAIRAVLDHQGFTHTQIMAYTAKYASAFYGPFREAVGANSTLKGDKQTYQMDPSNTDEALIEAQMDINEGADMLMVKPGMPYLDVLRRLKDAYSMPTFAYQVSGEYAMLCAAGQNGWLDQERVMWESLLAFKRAGADGILTYFAPKIAEALKG; this is encoded by the coding sequence ATGGACACGCCTCTCTCTTCCATGTTTGATGTCAGCGACATCACTGGAGGGCGTCGTATGCGCAGGAATCGCAGCAGCGATTGGTCCCGTCGCCTAGTCCGCGAAAATGCCCTGACCGTCAATGATCTCATCTGGCCTATCTTCGTGATGGATGGCGAGAATGAAGTCCAACCGATTGGTGCTATGCCCGGCGTGGACCGCCTGAGCGTCGACAACGCTGTGCGAGCTGCTGAAAAAGCGGCCACCCTGGGCATTCCCGTGATGGCACTTTTCCCCTATACCAATCCGGATCTGCGCGATGAAGAAGGCAGTGAAGCGCTCAATGAAGACAATCTCATCTGCCGAGCCCTCAGAGCGATCAAGAAGGAAGTGCCGGACGTTGGCCTGATGACCGATGTGGCGCTCGACCCTTACACAAGTCATGGCCATGATGGCTTGCTGCGCGATGGCATCATCCTCAATGACGAAACCGTAGAGCAACTGACCCGTCAGGCTCTCGTGCAGGCCGACGCTGGATCGGACATCATCGGTCCTTCTGACATGATGGATGGGCGGATTGGTGCCATTCGTGCCGTTCTGGACCATCAAGGGTTTACGCATACGCAGATTATGGCTTACACGGCCAAATATGCCTCGGCCTTCTACGGCCCGTTCCGCGAAGCTGTTGGGGCCAACTCGACCCTGAAGGGCGATAAGCAGACTTATCAGATGGACCCCTCCAATACAGACGAAGCCCTGATCGAAGCCCAGATGGACATTAATGAAGGCGCAGACATGCTAATGGTCAAACCCGGCATGCCCTATCTGGACGTTTTGCGTCGCTTGAAAGACGCGTACTCCATGCCGACCTTCGCCTATCAGGTATCAGGCGAATATGCGATGCTCTGCGCGGCGGGTCAGAATGGCTGGCTTGATCAGGAACGCGTCATGTGGGAAAGCCTTCTGGCCTTCAAACGCGCAGGTGCTGATGGCATTTTGACTTATTTCGCACCAAAGATCGCTGAAGCCCTTAAAGGTTAA
- a CDS encoding enoyl-CoA hydratase/isomerase family protein encodes MEDILFEKRGCVGLVTLNRPKALNALTIDMINALSEQLKQWESDEGVKAVVLTSASERAFSAGADIRFIYQNRANPPYDFFRVEYLMNCAMFRYPKPYISLVDGIVMGGGVGLSFHGRYIAAGSKTLFAMPETGIGFFPDVGGAYFLPRMPRNVGIYCGMTGARLGQADCLKFGLVTHAVEPDQFASILEEISNGADPEVTLTNHAGDAQGQGLEEEKLVVIEDAFSGDSVSEIIAKLNANPHPFAKETLDLMLSRSPMSVHVAFEQMRRGATLSFEDCMALEYRILKRILKDNDFYEGVRAAIVDKDGAPKWDPASFDDVSTEKVQSYFLPLDQDLELFNGS; translated from the coding sequence ATGGAAGACATACTCTTTGAAAAACGCGGATGCGTGGGGCTTGTAACCCTTAATAGGCCAAAAGCACTCAATGCTCTCACCATCGACATGATCAACGCGCTATCAGAGCAGCTCAAGCAGTGGGAGAGTGATGAGGGTGTCAAGGCTGTCGTCCTCACATCTGCCAGTGAGCGCGCTTTTTCGGCCGGGGCCGATATTCGGTTTATCTATCAGAACCGCGCCAACCCGCCTTACGATTTCTTCAGAGTAGAATATCTGATGAATTGCGCGATGTTCCGCTATCCAAAGCCCTATATTTCACTGGTTGATGGTATCGTGATGGGGGGAGGTGTCGGTCTATCCTTCCACGGACGCTATATAGCGGCGGGCAGCAAGACCCTCTTTGCCATGCCCGAAACGGGAATCGGCTTCTTCCCCGATGTTGGCGGAGCGTATTTCCTTCCACGCATGCCCCGTAATGTGGGTATTTATTGCGGCATGACTGGGGCGCGGTTGGGACAGGCGGACTGTTTGAAGTTTGGCCTGGTGACCCACGCAGTCGAACCGGATCAATTTGCATCTATTCTGGAAGAGATTTCCAACGGTGCCGATCCGGAAGTCACCTTGACCAACCACGCAGGGGATGCCCAAGGACAGGGGCTTGAAGAAGAAAAGCTGGTTGTGATTGAAGACGCCTTTTCTGGTGACTCGGTTTCAGAGATCATTGCCAAGCTAAACGCCAATCCACATCCCTTCGCGAAAGAAACTCTCGATTTGATGCTCTCCCGTTCCCCCATGTCGGTGCATGTTGCCTTTGAACAAATGCGCCGTGGAGCGACCTTGAGTTTTGAAGATTGCATGGCATTGGAATATCGAATCCTTAAACGCATCCTCAAGGACAATGATTTTTATGAAGGCGTACGGGCCGCAATTGTCGACAAGGATGGCGC